From Paenibacillus sp. PvR098:
AACATTATAGACATGTCCCGTGTTGATTAAGTATTTTTGTACTTCGTACATATTTTTAAACTTGATGTTCGTATATGGATTTTCCTGCCCGTCAACAACCTTTTGCTCCAGGGCTGTGAATAATTCCGTAAAGGCTATTGCTGTCGGAGTCGTTCCAAGAGCTTTCCATGTGTCCAAGTGAATCGGACTTTCCTGGGTACGAATCTTCAACCCCTTCAAATCAGCTACCGTTTTGATATCCTTGGAAGCTGTTGTTAAATGCCGAAAGCCGTTCTCCATATAACTTAACCCGATTAGATTCAGATTCTTCAAATCAGCCAGAACCTGTTTCCCGATCTCACCGTCAAGTACTTTATAAGCACTGGCTTCATCTTTAAACAAGAAGGGAAGCTCGAATAAATTCATGGATTTGGAGCTCGATGCTAATGGTGCGGAGGCTATGCTTGCCGCCTGCAGAGTACCCGCTTTCAGGGAATTGATCATTTGGACGTCTCCACCGAGAGTGCCGTCGGTGAATACTTCGACTTTAATGGCTCCCTTGGTTTCCTTTTCCGCAAGCTCAGCAAATTTAAAAGCCCCTTTGGACATCGGATGATCCTTAGGCGATGCCGTGCCAAACTTCATCGTCTTAGGCAGCTTATTTCCTGCCGGTGCGGTACCTGTTGTCTTCGGACTTTCGGCTGGCGGCTGAGCCCCAGTCTCTGCAGGGGTCGTTTTGGAACCACATCCAACCATTGTAACCAAGCTGGCCAGAAGTAAAAAACTAACGACTTTTCTCATTTTGAACCTCTCCCTTTATTTAAAATTTATGAAGCCGCATGAGAAATAAACTCGGACAGCCGATTAAATAACCATGCTGCCTTTCTTTACGCTTTCACCTAAATGATGGGCATCAAGAATGGATTCATACACGTTTTCTTCCAGAATAGGGAAAGGCAGCCGATGAATCAGCTCCTCCGGAGCGCAAGCTTTCGTGGCACCTTTACGCAAATCATCCTCACGAAGCTCCGCCATACCAAGATCAAATAAACTAATCGGCAGATGTATCCTTTGGTAAAACTTCATCATTTCGATTATTTCCTCATCCGGTTTCCCTTCCAGCTTGAATTGGCCTAAGAGACCGAATGCCACCAGTTCCCCATGATAAGCTTTTTTCATGTCCGGGATGATCGTCATCCCATAGTGAATCGAATGTGCGCCAGACGATGCGCAGGTGTGCCTTCCAACCCCTGCTACAAATCCGGCTATAAGAATAACCGCATCGATGACTAGACGGAGTGATTCGCCGGTTTCCCCTTTTTCACATTCTTGTATCGCTTGTTCGCTGTTTTCAATCAATATGTCTCTTGCTAATTCCGCCATTTTGAGTCCTGCTCTAGTCTTGGCATTCTGAAACTTGCCGGTATTTAATGGAATGGCTTCATACCACTTCACGATGGTGTCACCGATGCCGGCAGTCAAATACCGTACAGGAGCATCCCGAATAATATCCGGATCTACCAAAGCCAGAACCGGGCAGCGGTTGAAATCCTCCACTCGCACAAATACATGCTCAGGAGTATAAATAATGGACAAAGGACTTGAGGCGGCACAAGTGGATGCCAGTGTGGATACAGTAACAACGGACACGCTCAAACGCTGCGCAATTGCTTTGGCCGTATCCAAGCACTGTCCCCCACCCACACCAACCACGATATCAATGGAAGCATTTGCTTTGGAGAACAAGCGGTTGAGTTCCTCATCCGAACAATGACCTTTAAACATTTCCAACTGGTAATTGAGCCCCGCTTCATTCATGCTTTGTTCGATTTGCGGCCCTGCTTTGGACCAGGCAGTGGGTCCTGCGATAATCAACGGATGGTTACCAAACTTTTTGACCCATTCTCCCGTCTCCCTTAGAATACCCGGTTCCTGAATATAATTGGTCGGATACGCCTTCACTCTAAACATGTCGTGTACCTCCTGATTTTAAATCATCTTTTTTAACCTTAACGCTTTGTCAACCACTCCACCGGAACGGTGACAAGCGGAGGAAACAGAATGAGCAACAGCAAGATGAGAATTTCAACCAATAAAAACGGCCAAATATTCTTCATAATATCGTCCATTCCGATCTTCCCAACCCCGCATGCGACATTAAGCACGGAACCGACAGGCGGAGTAAGTAAGCCGATGACGTTGTTAAGTACGAAAAGCAAGCCAAAGTATACCGGATCGATGCCCGCCTGAGTAACGATCGGCATTAGCACCGGTGTTAAAATGAGAATGGTAGGCGTCAAATCCAGTGCCGTACCGACAATCAAAATCAAGATATTGATCATAATGAGAAGCATAAATTGATTTTCCATAAATGGTTCAAGCATGCTTGCCACTTCAATGGGAATATTGGCAACGGCAATTAACCAGGCGGATATCATCGCAGCAGCTGCAAGAAACATCACTACGCTTGTTGTTTTGGCTGCAGAGAGGAGCACTCGACTTAAATCGCTTATTTTCAATTCTCGGTAAACAAAAAGGCCAATGAACAATGCATAAAAAGCTGCAATGGCGGCCGATTCGGTCGGAGTGAACACACCACCCCGGAGGCCTACTATGATAATCACAGGTAATATTAACGCCCATACCGCTTCTTTCGTTGCCACAAGGACTTCTTTGAACGATCGGCGCTTCTCGGTTTTCACTTTTTCTTTTCGAGTAACAATCCACCAGGTAACGGTTAGACCGAGTGCGATGAGAAGGCCGGGAACGATTCCAGCCATAAACAACTTGGTAATAGATACCCCTGCAGATACCCCAAATAAAATCATCGGAATGCTGGGAGGAATAATGGGGGCGATAATGCCTCCAGCAGCGACCAGTGCCGTAGACCTGCTGCGATCATATCCTGCTCTGACCATCATGGGAATCAGAATAGCTCCCAACGCTGCCGTATCCGCTACAGCCGAACCGGACAATCCCGCAAAGATCACGCTTCCAATAATGACTACATATCCTAATCCACCGTGAATATGTCCGACGAGGGACATCGCAAATGTGATAATCCGCTTGGAAATTCCTCCGGCATTCATCAACTCGCCTGCCAAAATAAAGAACGGAACAGCCATCAATGGGAAATTGTCCGCACCATCGATTAGATTTTGCGCAATAATTTGCGTGTCAAAAATATCAAGATAAAACATTAAAGCGATACCGGTTAACATTAGAGAAAATGCAATCGGCATACCCAAGGCCATAGTACCGAGCAGTGTACCGACAAATACAGTCATTGTCATGCCTTTTCGCTCCTTTGTACATGAGGATCCCGAGGCACCGATGCCGATAGTATTTCTTCCTCAGATTCAAGTTTCTTCGTAAGTTCATCAATAGCATGACGAACAAACAAGGCGCGGTACAAATTAATCAGCAGAACAATAGTCATGCCTACACTTACCACAACGCCAAGTCCGTAAATGTAGGAAAGGGGAAGACCGGTCGCAGGGGCCAAAACTTCCTTGCTCACAAGGGTCATGCGCCACGCTCCGTCAAATAAAATATAAAGTCCGCATAACATGAGCAGATTACTTGCAACGTAAACCATCTTTTTCCCCATAGGCGGTAACTTTTTTACAAGCGAATCTACACCCAAGTGCTCATTATCTTTCAAGGCACCGATCGATCCTATGAAGATCAACCAGATAAACAGAAACCTGGAAATTTCTTCTGACCATGTAATACCATAGTTGAACGCGTACCTCATGATGACATTACCGAAAACAAGAATAGCCATAGAGGACAACGTAATGATCATCAGTCCATTCAGCAAGCTTGTTAAAGAAGTCGAAAGCTGTTTCACTTAATTCCCCTCCTATTAGCTCCTTACGTCTGAAGGTCGGGCTATGCCTGGAGTTCATATGATCTGTTTGGCTATCATTGTAATGTAAAAACGACTCCTCTTGTTATCGCTGCAAACGCTTACATAAAATGAACCAATCATTCTTTGCTTCGTGTATATCATAACTTACATGCTTTTCCGCTTCCGGGGAAGTTTACTATTGCTGAAGGGCATAAACCGAAGATGTCAGTCATTATGATGTTGATGCTCTTTATATAGGATGGTCTCCGAAGAAATAATACCGAAATGAAACCTTTTATTTTTTCCTTTACATCCATACCCCCTTTACATTTCAGTCTTTTTTTGAATGATGTCTTACAACTGACATCTGACTATTTCCCCATTTTAGATGGTAAATTTTAAACTGTCAACATAAATATTCAGTCATAAAATAAAGCAAAAAGTGTCCGAAACTC
This genomic window contains:
- a CDS encoding TRAP transporter substrate-binding protein: MRKVVSFLLLASLVTMVGCGSKTTPAETGAQPPAESPKTTGTAPAGNKLPKTMKFGTASPKDHPMSKGAFKFAELAEKETKGAIKVEVFTDGTLGGDVQMINSLKAGTLQAASIASAPLASSSKSMNLFELPFLFKDEASAYKVLDGEIGKQVLADLKNLNLIGLSYMENGFRHLTTASKDIKTVADLKGLKIRTQESPIHLDTWKALGTTPTAIAFTELFTALEQKVVDGQENPYTNIKFKNMYEVQKYLINTGHVYNVNPLIIGQKFWDTLTKEEQQALQKAADEATKYQRELSQQENKAAVQFLKDKGMIVHDMTPEAHKEFVDKLKPVYDKYRAELGADLVDNLLNAAKN
- a CDS encoding TRAP transporter small permease → MKQLSTSLTSLLNGLMIITLSSMAILVFGNVIMRYAFNYGITWSEEISRFLFIWLIFIGSIGALKDNEHLGVDSLVKKLPPMGKKMVYVASNLLMLCGLYILFDGAWRMTLVSKEVLAPATGLPLSYIYGLGVVVSVGMTIVLLINLYRALFVRHAIDELTKKLESEEEILSASVPRDPHVQRSEKA
- a CDS encoding iron-containing alcohol dehydrogenase family protein encodes the protein MFRVKAYPTNYIQEPGILRETGEWVKKFGNHPLIIAGPTAWSKAGPQIEQSMNEAGLNYQLEMFKGHCSDEELNRLFSKANASIDIVVGVGGGQCLDTAKAIAQRLSVSVVTVSTLASTCAASSPLSIIYTPEHVFVRVEDFNRCPVLALVDPDIIRDAPVRYLTAGIGDTIVKWYEAIPLNTGKFQNAKTRAGLKMAELARDILIENSEQAIQECEKGETGESLRLVIDAVILIAGFVAGVGRHTCASSGAHSIHYGMTIIPDMKKAYHGELVAFGLLGQFKLEGKPDEEIIEMMKFYQRIHLPISLFDLGMAELREDDLRKGATKACAPEELIHRLPFPILEENVYESILDAHHLGESVKKGSMVI
- a CDS encoding TRAP transporter large permease subunit, which encodes MTMTVFVGTLLGTMALGMPIAFSLMLTGIALMFYLDIFDTQIIAQNLIDGADNFPLMAVPFFILAGELMNAGGISKRIITFAMSLVGHIHGGLGYVVIIGSVIFAGLSGSAVADTAALGAILIPMMVRAGYDRSRSTALVAAGGIIAPIIPPSIPMILFGVSAGVSITKLFMAGIVPGLLIALGLTVTWWIVTRKEKVKTEKRRSFKEVLVATKEAVWALILPVIIIVGLRGGVFTPTESAAIAAFYALFIGLFVYRELKISDLSRVLLSAAKTTSVVMFLAAAAMISAWLIAVANIPIEVASMLEPFMENQFMLLIMINILILIVGTALDLTPTILILTPVLMPIVTQAGIDPVYFGLLFVLNNVIGLLTPPVGSVLNVACGVGKIGMDDIMKNIWPFLLVEILILLLLILFPPLVTVPVEWLTKR